CGAGACATTGACTAAAATCGTCTGCTTGGATTCGGCGCCTTTTCCGTCGCTGATCGTACATGTGATGCTGATATCGCCGTTCTTGTTGGGCGATATCCAGGTTACCCTGTTTCCCGTGCCGGAGATCGAGCCGTCACCGGCGCTCCAGCTATAACGGACAATGTCCCCGTCGGGGTCGTTGGCCACGCATGTAATAACGGTGCTTCCGCCCGGCATAACGTTAACGGGGTTTGCGGACAGGCTGGTGATTGCCGGCGCCCTGTTGCTCGACACCGTAATCGAGGTACTGGATTGAGCGTAACCTCCTTTGCCATCTTCGATAACCAGAGTTATCTCGTATACACCGACCTGTGACGGCGCCTGCCAGATGTTGTTCTGCCCCGATCCCCCGAATCCGCCGCCGCTGGCCGACCATTTATAACTGAGAGTATCATTGGAGGGATTGATCACTGAGCTCTCTATTGCCACAGTTCCGCCTGGAAGGACCTCATTGTGAACGGGAGTCAAACTCTGGATAGCCAGCTGTTGACCCGCCGAGGGCGATGCCGCCTGTGAGCATGATAACATTCCTGTTGAGATCAACAATATACAGGATAATAGCAGCAACACATGACCGAAGTTCTTCATTTCGCTCTCAAACCTCCGCTCTTAGCAATACCAGAATTATAGCAACCGCTATGTCTAAAGCAAAGTTCCGTCAGCGGTTTGTGCCGCTGATATCGTAGCTGCACGCCTTCCATGCGTCCGCCGCAGTCAACTGAACAGTGAAACTCCACACTTCCCCGGGATCCAGGAACTGCCTGTAGGCTGAAGAAACGCCGATTAAATGCTTGTCGGCATCGAAGTAGCGGACGTTAATATTGCAGTCCGATAGAGGGGCACTGCTAATATTTTTCGCAGAGCCGGTGACAACCGCCATGCTTTTAATCGTATTGAGATCACCCGTAAATTGTCTGACCGTGAGATCGTGAC
The nucleotide sequence above comes from Dehalococcoidia bacterium. Encoded proteins:
- a CDS encoding FxLYD domain-containing protein, producing the protein MTRNFGRLIWMVILLAVMSGGCSGSNGLQIVSHDLTVRQFTGDLNTIKSMAVVTGSAKNISSAPLSDCNINVRYFDADKHLIGVSSAYRQFLDPGEVWSFTVQLTAADAWKACSYDISGTNR